GGCCTAGGTTAGAGAATTCCAGGCTAGGCTATTCTACGTCCTTTACTGTTAAAAACCACCTCATTTTGCTCTTTGCTATAAATTGCCATCCAACCCCTAGaccatgtatttatttatcaAGGTGAATGAAGTTAGTAGAGATTCTGggattgtttcttgattttatcTAGATCTTTTGGAGCTATTGCTTCCAGTTAGAAGTTGATAGTTCCTCAATGAATTCATTGGtcccttccttctccatcctCAGATTCAGTGCTCTAATAAGCTAATTATTAGAACAAATATACTTTAGAGAACTTTTTCATGGTTTGTTTGGATTagtagtttttttcttattttttcaatgtttatcatttgtttttgttttgttttattttattttttattttttggggaggaggcagttggggttaagtgactagcacTGGGTATAGTCATAACAGCTATTAagtggttaagtgtctgaggtcagatttgaactcaggtcctcctgacttcagggctggtgctctatccactgctccacctagctgcacctAATGTCTATTTTTCAAAGAACTCCATCACAATGGGCACTTGATTCACTTTTGTTAAACTGCTTGgattggggaaagaaaaatacTCCAAAATAGTTCACAAATtggaataatttgaaaataaaatctgaatCTGCTGAATGTTAGGATTAGTTCTAAATAATGTTGAAATTTGTAGAATTTAGGAACTAAGAGTTTTGTATAAATTATGTTGACTTGAGTAGTTTTTAAGAGTTAAATATACTATATTCTAGTACATGGTGGAAATATTACTAGTACATCATCTACAAACAGCTGGGGGATGATCATTTAAAGATATCTCTTTGTGCCAATTTTCTggagaatttaataaattttattattttggcagGAATTCCGAACATGGCTGAGAGAAGAATGGGGGCGGACCTTAGAAGACATTTTCCATGAACACATGCAGGAGCTTATTCTGATGAAGTTCATATATACCAGTCAATATGAGTAAGTGTCAGCATTACATACCAAGAATTCCTGATTGCATCTTTCCCCCTCTGAACCTGAAGAAGCTGCCTAGAGCAATTCCACAAAAGGCTTGCATGTTTGACAGTACTTTGAGCATTTGCATTTTTGTCTATGCAAAACAGATActcaaatatgtatttaatatgcCTGTGTTTATATACACAAACTGCAGTGCTTTAGTGGTCTGTCATTACTGTgagtctctctctcccttaatcAGTTAGACTTTAATTAAGTTTCTCTCTCGtctatgtatttttctttcttcatctttgtattttctctgtatttcttgatatacacatacacatctatGTATTGATAAATACAGATATAGgtatttactttatttaaaacatttttttctcattgatattttatttttacaaatatattatacaaagagttttcaacattcatttttgtaagactttgtgttccagatttttctccctctctctgcgaAAGATAAGcagtctttttttaaacttatttccatatttgtcatgttgtgcaaggaaaatcagaccaaaaggggaaaaaccatgggaaagaaaaaaacaaacaaaaaaagatgaaaatactaagctttgatctacattcagtctacatagttctctctctggatgcagatgacattttccatctcaagtttaGGGAGATAAAACAAACTGTGACATTTCCTGaagtttaaagaaagaaaaataggtgaTGATTTCTTCCATAAATCAGAAACCTTAAAGTGACACTGCTGTGATTTTTGTACCTTTGCAGCAATTGTCTGACTTATAGGCGGATCTACCTCCCTCCTCGAAGGCCTGATGACCTCATCAGGCCAGGCCTCTTCAAGGGGACTTATGGGAGTCACGGCTTAGAGATTGTCATGCTGAGCTTCCATGGGAAATGTGCCAAAGGAACAAAGATCACGGTAAGTCTGCTGGCGCTGTCTCTCTGCCGGCCTGTCTGGCTCCTGGACTCCAGAGTAATTTCCAGCATCTAACTTTTTGTGGTGCCAGGTAGGGGAATGATGCCCTTGGTGTCGGAGAGCCTGGGATCATCTCGAAGACTTGGGAATGGAAGACCTTAGAAATCGTCCAGTCCTTCTCTTAGGTTTTATACTTGAAAAAACTGagtcccccctcctccccccccccccccccccccccgaggggATGTGACTGGATAAAGCAGGACTTTTGACTGTCATAGGCAGAGCTGGGATTGGAAGTCAGATCCATCCTGGCTCTAGGACTTGGacttgaattctggctctgcttcTCCCTCTCTGTGTGACTCAAGGCAGGTGTCAGCTTAGCAGCCTTGAAATAGTTTCTGATGTTCCGTGAGGGCCCAGCCCCCATTCCCAGGTGATCAGCATCTAGTAAGGACACCTGAACAAACTAGGGGTCAGGTTGCCCCAATGCTCCAGCTTGTCTCCTACTTCTTGGGTCAGTTGTTTCTTGCTAGTTCCCCCATTTTAACCTTGGACTAAGAGTGAGTCCTTATTTTCTGAGCCTTTCAGTTTTGTGGAGAGCTGGTAGGATTTTTAGGGGGCAGGTTAATGAGGATCTGGTCTCAGTTTTGCCCCCAGGGTTGTCAAGTTGAAATTGTTTTCCTCGAGGCTGCCCGGCCCCCACATGCAAGCTTTTGTGCATTGAACTCTGTTTAGAAATATTTCCTCTTTAAGTCCCTCTTTGGGCACTTTGCTCACTGTCCACAGGGATCCTTGGGGGGGATCTCCatatttcccttttcccccatctTGGCCTTACCCTATCCTAACctagccatcttttttttttttttttttttttgtccttggcaagaaatagttttcttcctccctccctccctccctccctctccctctctccctcctttcctcccttccttcctttttcttttttgcttttttctgaggcaattggggttaagtgacttgcccagggtcacacagctaaaatgtgttaagtgtctgagatcagatttgaactcaggtcctcctgacttcagggctggtactctatccactgtgacacctagctgccccaagaaatgCTTTTCTTGAAGACACTTAGCTCAGTTGTTTAGTTTAGCCCAGGTTTACATTCTCTTTTTGGAATTTTTGCCTTCTTTAAAAGTTTCAGATATCTTCAGAAATTTGCACATACATTCCCTTTCCCCCAACATTGTTTTTTCATGGCTTGACATAAACAATTGCAAATCAATTCTGATTTAGCTTGACTGTACATACCCACATTTACACTGATTTTTACTACAAACCTTTGAATAAAGATGCACTACAAGAATATCAATTCAAGTGATGTAAATGACCTAGGGACAAATGGTTGGATGGGGTTCAGGTTGATTCTTAAcaatcctcccccctccccccatgtcCCATAATCGCCAGAATCCCTGACAAGGAGAACACTGGGCCAAGTAACCCCATGAGCTATGCAGAATGGGAAGTAGACTTAATAAAAGGCATCTGAAATGTCTTTCTTTGTTACAGCTGCATGGGAGAGAGGACAGAAATCATATGGTCTTCAGTAGAAGCTGGACAATGCATGTTATCCAGGTTACTCCTGAAATAACATTCTGCTGATTCCTTGGCCCTTTTAGGGAGATCCCAATATTCCAGCTGGCCAGCAGACTGTGGAAATTGACCTCATGCATCGAATCCAGTTGCCTGATGTCGAGAACCTGCGTAACTTTAATGAGCTCTCTCGTATCATCCTGGAGGTACGGGAGCAAGTCCGTCAGgaacagcagcagcaggaggGGCAGGAGGAAGGGCAGGGCCGTGCCCGCCCGAGCGCTAGAGAAGGCCCACCAGGGCCTGCTTACCAGAAGCCAGAGCCGCCCATGCCCACTCCCTCTCGGGCTGCAGAAGAAGGAGGCGGGACTGAGAAGGGGGTAGAAGCCTCTGGAGGGGGGCCACCAGCAGCTCCAGACCCGGCTCCATCTGAGGCCGGGCAGCCTTTTGTGTTACCTGCAGGAGTGATCTCCAGAAACGAAGACTACCCTCGAACTTGCCGGATGTGGTAAGAAATGGGGGTGGCCCAGATTTTGTCTTCTGAGTTATGAATTGGGGGAGGTGGTAAAGTTCTGACCAGTCCGTTGTGAGCAATTTTAGGTTCCCACTGTGGGGAGCAGCTAAGGGGGAGTTAGTTCTTGGGCTCTGGGCTAGTCTGTGCTCATGGCAGGTCCTGGGGGTCCTTGGGAGAGCCTAGGCCTGTGGGAATTCTCCGCTGCCCACCCTCTGCTCTCAGCAATGCCAGTGCCTGTGGGATCTGCTGACAAATTTCCAGGGGCTGGCTCCTGGTTTCTTCCCTTccctgtttttcccttttctttgtgcCCATCTTTGGTTCATGAGACGGTGTGAGCACAAAAGGACCCCCAGTGAGGGTTGATTTGCCTCTCTTCTTGTCAGCACCAGACTTACTTGACATGCTGTGAAAAGAGTTTGAGATCATtgcttctccctgtctctctgggATGGACTTGCACTCTAGCCTAGCCAGGCCTTTCAGCTCACACTCCAGCACAGGGGATCTTCTTGTTTCCTAGCTGAGAACTTATCTTCTTCTTCACCTAATCTTGACCAGGGCCACCGCCTTCAATCGGCATTTCTGCATGCTGGCCATGACAAGTCCCTATAAATGTTGATGCAATTGGTTCtaggagttttttaaaaaagcttttgtcgGGCTAGGACTTCCTAACTTACTTTTTATgttcacatagtaggcactcattGAATAATTTTTGAAGTTATAAAAACAGCACAGTGAAATTATTTTATCAGACTAAAATGAATAATGGGTAACAGTCCACAAAAGTCATCAGAATCAGCTTTCCCTGTGCAGTCAGGCAATTGTTAAGATCCAAATCCACATCAAATTAGAAGGATTGAGAGAAGAaatctctgaaaaattaaaattgcttCAACGCAAATTATTGACACGAGTTGTTGATTTTGAAAAAATGGGACATGGAAAAAGGCAAAGGTACTGaccttgtttatttttgtttccaacAAAAGCTTTAAGTTGTTgtaagaagaacaagaagaacagaTGATCTCAGAAATCTTTTTAGAGACTCTAGCAAAAACACTTCCTTTCCTTGTCAGATGTAGAGACACGGCAGCCAAGGACACCATTAGTTtagaaatttatttgtaaaacagtgtaggaaaaatgggaaaagatgatGAGTGATATCACCTCGTAAAAGAGCAAAAGACAATGGAAACAGAAACAAATCTTCTGAAAACTTGGCATGGCACCCAGATGAGGCCTATAATCCTGAGTGTTTGTAGATAAAACAGGAACGTAGGATCCATTGTGATAAAAGTGCTGGcaattccctttcttttattatttttaattaattttcttaaatttaaaaacatttaaattatttttcaaattaaaaataattttaattgaaaattttaaattatggcttaaattttataaattagtttaattttttgAGGTCCTATGACATTTGGATCCTAATACCTAGTACTCCTTTGTATTATTTAAGTCTGGCAGAGTGAGTGGTACACACCAAGTATGTACCCAGGATTTGGGTTAGAAGTGACATAAGGATGGAAGGAGCGATATTGTTCTTTTAAGACCATTTAGGAAGGAAAAGGGTGGAAAATACAACAATTTCTGAACCCTCAAAAATGGCTAGATTTTGAGAATGCAGCAATAACTGACTCACAGACATCCTTCTGAGAATACTACACACATAATGAGGAAATTCTTTGAGGGGAATTGGCAGAATTTCAAAAATGGTTTTCTGTGACAGATAATATCTTAGTCTCACAATTGACTATTGAGATCCCATTGTTTTGTAGTGATTATTTGTCAGCAAATTGCTTAATGCCtcaggcctcagttttttcatctataaatgagatGATTGGACTTGAGGACATGCAAGGCTCCCTTCTTGCAGGGGGGGGGGTCCAGCCTCTTCAGGGAGTCCCAGGGGCTGAGCAGGAGGAATAGGATTGGCGTCAAAGGAAGACAGGAGTCGTGGGGTAGTCTGAGTGAGGAACTGATGGAAGTGATGCTCCCACTTCTCTCAGGCTCCTTCAGgctttattttatactatatcatgatcatatacttttctttaggTCAATATAGTCTTCAGACGTGTCTGACTTATTGATCTTTATATGTTGctacatttgacatttaatatttgagtaagttttttatggttaagtgttaattattgattacattatGTGAAGCCAGTAATGAAAGGTAAATGTTATACAAGGTTAAATGTCattgaattttgttaatttactttatgtcttctttgtcaattctatGGATTGTTTGATTCCTCTATTTCCCTGATACAAAGGCATTTAGGGCAATTCTTAGTTATACTTTAACCATCTTTTGGTTTCTAGGCATactgatcttttctgagtctaaGTTGGTAAACACCATTATTTCTTGCACCTTTGGATTCTCTCTCCTTTATCATATGTCTCAGTGAGAGATTAGTTTTTTTAGGACAGAATATGAATGTGGAATAATTTCtagttaacttgcccaaattccccTTGTCACCAGGTTTTTTTAGATAATGTTTAGTGCTGTATTCAAACCAATTATAAATCATATAGGAAATAGTAGTCCACtaatcatagaaggaaatgttgttCCTGCATGAGTGCTGTGCACATTTGATCTCAGTGCTGGCGTGGCCAA
The DNA window shown above is from Sminthopsis crassicaudata isolate SCR6 chromosome 2, ASM4859323v1, whole genome shotgun sequence and carries:
- the FBXO31 gene encoding F-box only protein 31 isoform X3, which codes for MKILPDYEHMEYRDVYTCLLHRYRHILGLWQPDIGPYGGLLNVVVDGLFIIGWMYLPPHDPHVDDPMRFKPLFRIHLMERKSATVECMYGHKGPHNGHIQIVKKDEFSTKCNQTDHHRMSGGRQEEFRTWLREEWGRTLEDIFHEHMQELILMKFIYTSQYDNCLTYRRIYLPPRRPDDLIRPGLFKGTYGSHGLEIVMLSFHGKCAKGTKITGDPNIPAGQQTVEIDLMHRIQLPDVENLRNFNELSRIILEVREQVRQEQQQQEGQEEGQGRARPSAREGPPGPAYQKPEPPMPTPSRAAEEGGGTEKGVEASGGGPPAAPDPAPSEAGQPFVLPAGVISRNEDYPRTCRMCFYGTGLIAGHGFTSPERTPGIFILFDEDRFGFIWLELKSFSLYSRIKATFQNAEPPSPEAFDEMLKNIQSLTT
- the FBXO31 gene encoding F-box only protein 31 isoform X4, with product MYLPPHDPHVDDPMRFKPLFRIHLMERKSATVECMYGHKGPHNGHIQIVKKDEFSTKCNQTDHHRMSGGRQEEFRTWLREEWGRTLEDIFHEHMQELILMKFIYTSQYDNCLTYRRIYLPPRRPDDLIRPGLFKGTYGSHGLEIVMLSFHGKCAKGTKITGDPNIPAGQQTVEIDLMHRIQLPDVENLRNFNELSRIILEVREQVRQEQQQQEGQEEGQGRARPSAREGPPGPAYQKPEPPMPTPSRAAEEGGGTEKGVEASGGGPPAAPDPAPSEAGQPFVLPAGVISRNEDYPRTCRMCFYGTGLIAGHGFTSPERTPGIFILFDEDRFGFIWLELKSFSLYSRIKATFQNAEPPSPEAFDEMLKNIQSLTT